The genomic DNA atacccccaatgtggccaaattcattgacctcacatgacctttgaccttgatcatgtgacctgaaacttgcacaggatattcagtgatacttgattactcttatgtccaagtttcaaaagtcagatcaataaacttgcaaagttatgatggtaattcaacagataccccattatggccaaagttcattgacctttgaccttggtcatgtgacctaaaatgtgcacaggatgttcagtgatacttgattactcttatgtccaagttttatgaactagacctacatactttcaaagttatgatggtaattcaacaaatacccccaattcggccaaagtttattgaccctaaatgacctttgaccttgatcatgtgacctgaaacttgcacaggatgttcagtgatacttgattacaattatgtccaagtttcatgaatcagatctaaaaacttttaaagttttgattgtaattcaatagatacccccaaatcggccaaagttcattgaccccaaatgacctttgaccttggtcatgtgacgtgaaactcatgcaggatgtttggtgatacttgattaaccttatgtccaagtttaatgacctaggtccatatactttctaagttatgatgtcatttcaaaaacttaacctcaggttaagatttgatgttgacgccactgCCGCCGCCGTTGCCATCGGAAAAAAGGCACCTATAGtttcactctgctatgcaggtgagacaaaaactcaTGTCTCATTTACCCATGGTAGTCACTTCAGCTCTTATGATCTATTCTcccatatatttcttttaatagagttttattgtgtcatgttaatatcaggGTCTACATGTAGGCCgtgcactttaccattactaTGTGGCATACTTGCAAGTGCCCAAATCCACTGTCGTCTTTATTAagacgtacatgtagattgtTGGTGTGCAGATCGTTATGAAGGGTATTTCCTCATACGCAGCCTCACaggcccggatgtgagaccagggaaaatacaaaggtatactTTGCATTGTCTCTGCATGCAAATTCAATACatgcattgagaccgaggaaaatacaaacaatatacctatcgcttcccgatattcagaaaatcagGGCAATATAGTTTTGTAAATAACCAGCTCAAATGTCTGATACAGGTGATAATGGGTCATAATAGGTACATATCCAATATAATTCATGGTATGATTATTGAATCTTTACCATAATTCAATTCAAGAGGGAGAACTACATGTAATACCCTGTAGAGCAACGAGAAGAATAATAGTAATGTGTAATAGTAGAACTATTTACCTGATAGTGTCTGATAGCAATAAAGTTTGAAAGCATCTGTCTCTAGAAGCTGAATACCTGATGACCTCTGCTCTGGGGATAGTTGACTTCCGATGGCATACAATCTGAGAgaggagagagacaaagagagagagagatgagataGTACATGATAGTGTAATATTAGTAGTTTCCTTTTACCTGATAAGaccatattctgaagttgggattaaagagaaatgccagtagttgcagtaaacactgatttcatgagaaagtctgtaaaacaaggcttaattgtcagaatatcatcgaggatctagatctggtacagttatataaacttaactttgtgaaattttgaaatctacgctgaaaaacatTAACACTGAAGattaccaacacagataggcacacgtgggacagtgtatcattatggctggaataaagactcgacggaagtgaccgaatctgcgCTTATTCAGCTTATTTCCCAGCAATTACataatttctcccagaatcctttggcacatatttttattcatacatatagacacttgggtggtcattatattacatgtagattctgtaaaaagtcattttgagatcgttaccaaaactggaatttatctttaatcttaagtctggtttaaagttgttgtTCAACTATGGATACCCAAGTATGACATATCTGCAACAGTAGATGTTCAATGTAACAGCTCACTTGACTCGCAAATCATTCTAAATTGTTTGCAAAGAACACAGGTAAATAATATACTTGttttcaccattaaagaattgGGACGGATCCCAGTTAAAGATaggaaacataaaatgcaaacgcaaatttgaaacttttggcttcccataattttgaCAATTGTCACCGAGTTACAGGCCAAATGCTTGGAATGGAGgcaaaagtgccccccccccccccccggaaaaaaaaattgaggtcaatttcatttcctcatttttttctatagTTTTTTAAGTTTCCTGAAAATCTGTCACAAAGAGATAGAGAGTGGCATGCAAGAAAAATATAGATAGAGAAAGATAGAGACAATGGGaagagaatgaaaatgaaatgattgattACAAATAAATGCAGCAAAGAAAGGTACCAAAGCTTCCCTGTTATTGTGTCCCTAAGAATTTGTTTGTGTAATTAAGGGAATGATCATTAAACTTAATGATGACTCTAATTAGTAAAATATACAATAAAGTACTTTCACTTTCTGGATCTCTAACACCAAATTGCTAATTAATACAAAACTTATTGAGTTTAGTTAATACTTCATCAAATTCAAAGATAACAGTCTACTTTTATTACAGGAGATCTAGACAAGCAATTTTCTTGTTTACAATAATAAGGACTTAAGAGCAATTCTACCTTTCAAGTTCATGGAGGAGCAAGAAATGAATGAACTCTTCTATCCTTTAcctttttcagtgttatacctTCCTAATTGGTAATGAAGTTTGAGGGTAATCGAGAAAGCATGCTTGAGCTATATCTTTTGATGCAAATGCCTTCTTTAATCTGAAAGGTGCACGTTCCACGGATTCAAGAAGGCGCAGAACATATATGTCCACGCTGCGGACAGCGCTCACCTCCCATTTACACCAACTTAATGCGACGCTTACATGTACACAGATGCCATATTCTCAATGCCCAAACACTGACAATGCTCactcagggtgctacataactttttataagcACTTTCCTGgttgggcaagtaaattttcaaatagttggaatatacttgcccaaaaatctatctCACTTGCCccaaaaaatccttgaaaaaaaagttttacctcttcgaAAGAAAGTATtgtggttttataaaccattgaacttcttttctatcctttgacatgaactgatgtaCCTTGTTTTTGCATGTCTTTATCCAAGTGATTTATCCTGCCTGCTATGAcaaaaattagggtcaatatcatataaaaaatatcgaccctaattttggtcattccactgtgagaattttgctttccCAATTCGGACAAGTAactttggtctttacttcaaaacacttgcccgactctaacttttacttgccccgggcaatcgggcaagtgcttatgtagcaccctggctCACTTCATGTACCCATCAGCTGCTATTTGATGATATTGGCAGGCTGATTGCTGCTACTTAGATGTTTGGGCTTTGGGTCAACGCTGATGCAACAAAAAGCAGCGCAGCGTATGTGTAATGCGCATGTGCGCATTTGCTACGGGACTGGCTGATGACACTGCATGCAAATTCTGTTGATGACCTTCAATATGAATATGGCGATGAGTAAGCACCATCCAACAGCATGCTCTTGAATCCCTGGAACGTCCACCTTTAAATTGCTACATAAGTTCagctatcatcattatcaacaaaacataaagttgatttgaataaaaagagagaaatccaacaagcaaaacactgaaaatttcatcaaaatcagatgtaaaataagaaagttatggcattttaaatttttgcttaatttcacaaaacagttatatcctggtcggtatgcatatgaagagactgatgatgtcatccactcactatttctttcatatttcattacatgaaatatgaattattctaattttctcctcattttcaagtgaaacaacaattaattcctctcggaacatgtggaattagtacTGTTTGacactatatggttcagtcaaattggtcctACATGTAATTGcctaatctttaaaaaaatgaaatattgtacaattcaaacaataaaaaaagaaatagtgtcatcaactttctcatttgcatgcgACTGAAATGCGCACAtcactgctttgtgaaaaataagcgaaacttttactAACTTTATTAttgtacatccgatttgataaaattttcagcattatgctagcatgacttttctctgtttattcacatcaccatttttctggggtggacttgacctttaaacagtCCAGAGATACTTACGAGTGGAACATGCTAGCCAACATGATCCTTTCATTGGTCGAGAGCTTCGGTCGTCCAAACCTGATCGCTATCGGATAATTCTCCTGATTGGCTATCACTTCCAGAACTTCACGGCCATCCTCCAGCTGACGACCTTTGACCTGCTCTCCATTCACGCCAAGCACAGTGTGTCCAACTGAAGATAAATATTAAACATTGATATCTTGATGAATAGGGTCATTTAGCAGTTGAGTTCATTAAACATGTGTACTTTGGTCTGCATGGTTTCATTGGTTTGCCTACATTCAATATCAGAAggcaataataatattccgcatttatatagcgcttaatacatcggaacgacgtctctaagcgctttacagacataaaattaccccggtcatcggatccttgcatgcctgcatacaatgaatgcaccttctccactccctggggagcaatccaacaagagttccaagactcaattgctaggcatactacatataggctttcacatcctactgggtacccatttaaacctgggtggagagtggcaaagtgtggattaacgccttgccaaaggacgctaggccatggtgggattcgaacacacgaccctcttgattacaaggcgagagccagaactgctacaccacgacgcttccacaaATAGTATACATCAGAATCATTGATGCTTGGAAAGAATACAAGACACTCACTTCAATGCCATGTTTGTTTTGCTGCTTTCtctgcaataatttttttttctaccagaATCGTGAGTCTATTCTATTGTAGCAATAATAGTACAGTCAAGTCTACAAGTAGATCTAGATCAATTAcgaacacttgggtggtcatttttattttctagaCTAGATTcttaataattatcatcaaaccTAGTCTGGAGAGTCATGTGGAGTAAAATTTACTGAAATAGATTTGTTAAAAGCAGAGCAAGGAATAACTGTAAATGGCTGAAAAACTATTTTCCACTGGCAAGTAGTTAAAATCAAACATATAATTAGATGATGATACTCATTTCACATTCTTTGACAAAATGATTAGCATGCGCTcttgtgaatacaaaaattattcacaagttactattgaaaaatacatgtagattacaattgtatggaaattagtTTATCTGGTCACAAAAGTGTTATAACGAATTTTCAAAGAGTGTGTTGTGTACTGCATTGGCATTCCATAGTCCttcctgtagattccccacaggaaGGATGAGCAAGTGACCTGAAAATACATTGTAGCTTCTACCAAGATGTTGGAGCagtaatgatgatgttgttgcTAACCTAATAAATGTCTGTTGACTTGTTGTAAATAGTGTTGTAAAGAACTGAATACTGGTCTGATGTATGCCTACTGTTCCCAAGGACCCCCcgtttcacaaacatttgtagttccgaagcccgttcccgaggaccctccttttcacattaagcccgctccaaggcccccgttttttgtctcgcccgcggcacatacctactacatttttggtcgagtacccacccccccccccccagaattcATGACAAATCAAGTCTTTGACTTTGCCTTTGACtttgtgattgttttttttagatcttaagacttaaaggggaatccagccttggccataaaatgtcatgttgggaaggagaaaaataaatcaaacagaatggtgaaagtttgaaagaaatcggacaagcaatgagaaagttatagctgctttaaaattgagatcactaaaactatgtagatttcaaattggcaactgtgtaagtaaattatgacaaggggcaaggacaactttcccataggccatgtactttattatcagggatttgtggttttctcctaagtacccattcccctggggcagtaatctaaatataacccaggtagtatattgttttatgtcctcatgaaagaaaaatataatttgaaataaaacttttgggaaaaatgacattttagccataatatgtattggagtacatggaagagtagtccttgccttacatcactatgacatcccatatgctgccaatttgaagtctccatgggtatagtgattaccaatatttacaacttttaaaaattcataactttcttgttgtttgtccaatattgttcaaactttcacctatcaacttgtctgatttttcttttccttataaaaacaagtttttatttgggttggattcccctttaagttctgTACCACTGGTACTACCAGATCAAGATCTATATGATAACAAGAAAACAAGCGACCTTTCTATTATTTTGAATACTTTCTCATGACTTAATTGTTAGCTTTAACTGCCTACATCTGCACCAGCTTAGTTCACTGGTTGACCTTACCGTGTATCCCGTCTCTTTGGCCGAACGCAACCACCACTCGTTCGTCCATGATCTTCAGCGTTAATTCAAGCGGGTAGCTGAACGTCTTTTCCACTTCTGTTTTGGGGTTTGCGTGATCTAGTTGGTATATTAAACCACCTGCTCTGTTGAtaatatatacactgtaaaccGTCATCTTGGTTCTATGGagtgattttcataaaaaacgGAGGATCTTTGGATGAAATTCTAGATTAATTTATGAGCGTTCGTCGTGTACATGTACACGGTGGGACAGTATACAGCTAGCTAGCTATACGCTAGCAGCAAACAACGTAGTTAACGTGTCTAGCCTTATTCAATACGCAACTAGCTCGCCGAATACGAGAGATAAACCAAAAGATACAATATTCGGGACATAATAGGccgatttatatttttttatgataatgtaaacataaaaattgtatttttatattattaaaaCTATTCAGTTTCCATCATCAACATTACATTACCTGAAAAGATGCACTGCCAAAGtgatttgtttaaaatttaCTTGAGTAAAGACTCCACCATTTTCACACGGAACCACGCCCATATTTTCTGACACTAATTTTTTGTAGATTGCAAATATAAGCGTTATTTAGTatactgtttttattatttttatcattagcatcgtcgtcgtcgtcattatcctcctcctcctcatcatcatccttatcatcatgatcttcatcatcatcatcaatcatcatcatcatcataatcatcatcattatcaacaccgccaccaccaccatcatatcatcctgtggtggtgatttttttgttaaatgattGCTATGAAACTATGAaaacaaccagaggaccaacggcttaaggtcctcccgaaggacctggtaatgaggattaatgccttaccaaagggcactatatagcgcaccaagtgggaatcgaacccgagtcaccggaatacgaaacCCCTGCTCTCAGTACCGTCTGAGCTATCGCTGCTGCTATTATTGCTATCAGTATAGCCTGTTGCTAAAAAGAGAGTTGTTTACTAGAAAAACGttttttttagaactgaagtggctaccctgggtaaaatatgatgtattattattgttatttattattattattattattatcattattattattattattattattatttattattattattattattattatcattattattattattattattattattattattattattattattattattagccgtagtagtagtagtatcattattattattgttgttgttattattattagcacAACGTGCTCGCCCCACCTCTCTTCGAGAAAGGATGGACagtaagagaagaaaaaggataAAACGCGCCGAATGTGAGGGTATAGAGGGAGAGACGAgtagtgagagggagagagctagggggggggggaggggagtgagaaagagaaaaggaaaaggatgaGAAAGTATCACCTTGATCAGTAAATGTTTTTGTGTCATTTTGATCCTTAAACCTAtagtcgttttttttttgtaacgaTTCTAATTAATAGATATATTTTGATGAGCTTTGTGAGATGTTTTACATGAGAGCCACTCAAAACAAACTCGTTTAAGTACCTGTAATTTCATTTCTGTCAAACAAAATACAACTAAAGGttgaataaaaagtaaaaacaaaaaggaaaatggaTTATCTCTTAGCCATTTTTCTCCACCCCTCTTCACATGGTGATGTCGAAAACAAACGAAactaatgaagaaaaaacatgatTGTAATCACAATAATAGTTCTATATTTTCTCAGGGTAAATGAACTATAGAGATACTTAGTTGCTCTTTAAACGATCTTGTGAAACTGAGTGGGTGTTTTTCAGGGTTTCAATGGTTAGTGTACGTATATTTGAGGTCAAGATGACAACAATTCCATGCGAATTTTTCATCGGTCTTAAATCATTAAATTGATTAATGATGTACCGCAGTTGTAGTATTAGAATGATCAACATTGACTGGATACTGATATATAATCCATacatttgtcaaatttctcaaACGGCGACGAAAACATATACGAATGATTTAATCTAGATTGGATTCTTAAAATAAGCTTGCTGGCATGTTAGGCAAGACCGTAGTTAAGTTTTCAACACGCAGAGTGGAAGCTGCGCAGCATGCTCAAGATCATGATGGgtgattaccccccccccccgagctcCGTTACACAAagtgatcaatcgctaaatgaactgaccaatcaatatcaatgttacctGCGcaattggtttaaaatactcaccaggaaccaatcagtgcggttctttcatatttgcaattcattacAAACATTTGTGTTACGGCGCCCTGTACGGAGAgcgtttcattaacattttatcTTCAGACATTTTTTAccttgatattgattggctAAGAAACATGGCTTAAATagtctaagaaaaaaaaatggttactATTGTAACTAAAGttcataggcctacataatcaTAAATGCCCTGCAAGTACAATTTTTGTGTTCTCTCTGAATTAGATCAAAATAGATTGCTATCAGAGACCAATCCAAAGTTGGATTGAAGTCTTAAATCTAATAGATAACTTATTTGTTTGAATATGTCAATCAAATTTTGGATTGGGCCTTTCCACAATCTATTAGGCCTAGATTGATTTTCAATCTACGGAATAGAGAGTTTTAATtgagttgtacatgtatagtgttaagaaaaaaatgtgccgATGACACTTCATGATGGGAGAAATTAACGAAATAGAAATACAAGAACTATTTCTCGCATTTAcctaataggcctatatgtgaaaacaaaatcacatgTAGCTTTTTTCCCCCAACAATGGTTGAATGTGAGCGCTTTACACaattctacactgtaaaaactgtggtgttaaaactaacaccaattggtgttaatagaggaccacaccctgaggtgttaaaattacaccccagagattgaacataacaccaaagagtgtatatgtaacaaccaaaggtgtaacacctataggtgtaaaactataacaccaccaatttaacacaggtgtaaaataactggtgtggtcctctatgtacaccggttaacaccacagtttttgctgtgtactatTACACCACTTTCGATGACTAAATTAAGGGAAGACAAaaatggaaagggaaagaaCGAAGAGAGGAAGTGAAAACGGGAGGGAAAAGAGTGTgggaataaaagaaaagtagGTCGAGAAATGAGTgagaaagagggggaaaggGGAATGAGAGAGAGGACAGtacgagagaaaaaaattggtaaTTAAAGAGTAGGTCGAgcaaaaaggggaaagggagagagacaCCGAAAGATTGGAGGGGAGATATGGTGGGTAAGTGTGAGAGAGaagggaggaagagagagggagagacaatAAGGAGAGAGAGAGTTTACCTCCACTCTTATCAACCATGGTCATAGAACTACAGGATACTAATTAATCAATTCAAAAGACAGCAATTAATCGTCACTCTTACTTTCGTATCTGATTATCAtgtcatatatatattcttGAGGTTTTCACGTTTCGCTATCATTAATATCAAATCTGCACTCGAGGAAATGGTGTGGCAATGATATACTCGCATCCATCAATAACTTTATGGtcactctgaaaaaaatgatcTTTGGAACTTCAGGACATGCAAGATGGTGGGGAAAATGTCGGCAGAAGTAATGGGACGAGCATGGCGCGATTAAGCCTCATCAAACCCAGTCACTTTTCCTCATTTCTTGTTGTTTAACATGATTTGCGACTCGAAAGAATTCTGCGATGATACTGTTTGATAACAATTTTCCTGAAATGACAATTCTGTTCTcgaaattattgatgataattGATAAGGAAAGTCGAAAGTACCAAGCCAACTGAACGACATTATTCCGATATTATCTTCATAATTTAAACGGCACATTTACGACACGGCAAATTGCGAAAGAGGagtttcttttgaattgtaCTTCTGCAACATTTTaatcactttttaaaattcCTGGAAGAAGTATCACATTTGAACAAAAGTTGGAGTTATCGTTGCTCTTGATCATGAACAGGGGAAATATGTTTTTGCTTCGCAACGTCCACAATTTCTTTAGTTTGACTATTTATTTTGTGGCGGTATTCGGTAAGCAAATACTTGTTATCCCTCTCTTCCATGTTTGCTATTCATCCGATATTTTGCTACTCTATCCTCACTAGTGAATATTTGTTAGAATGaagatatattttgatttgttgttAATTTGAATCAGTCACAT from Lytechinus variegatus isolate NC3 chromosome 8, Lvar_3.0, whole genome shotgun sequence includes the following:
- the LOC121420335 gene encoding trafficking protein particle complex subunit 4-like gives rise to the protein MTVYSVYIINRAGGLIYQLDHANPKTEVEKTFSYPLELTLKIMDERVVVAFGQRDGIHVGHTVLGVNGEQVKGRQLEDGREVLEVIANQENYPIAIRFGRPKLSTNERIMLASMFHSLYAIGSQLSPEQRSSGIQLLETDAFKLYCYQTLSGIKLIVLSDPRQGSMEGLLKKIYELYADYALKNPFYSIDMPVRCELFDLNLQATLDAAERSTFYAPGS